In Sebastes fasciatus isolate fSebFas1 chromosome 8, fSebFas1.pri, whole genome shotgun sequence, the DNA window AAGGCATACATTCAACAACACTCACAAAAACATTCAACATGTTTCAGATGGGTAAAACAAAAGTTGATGAACACAATAAAGCAAAAGCTGGCAAggaaataaaccataaataagTATATGACAGTGTTAGATTtctccaaaaataaaaatgatctatttcttttttctatttcacTGACTCTGAATTTTAGTACCGTGGTATCTGCAGAAGAACTTCATTGAATGTAATGCTTTAAAGTAACTTAGACCTCAAGCTTAAGGACCGAATAATTCCTGAATATGAATAACGACTCTTGCAAACCATGAAATATGTTTCTCCGTTCAATTTGTTGTAGTCTACAATCACCAGCCAGGAATGTAGTGCACAGTAAATCCTGCTTTTTGCTTCAGAATGCTCCAAAATGACCAAAGCAAAATCCTTAAAAACACATCTAATGGTAGGGAAATCAAAGTATCAAAGGCTAATGATTGTCATATCTTTCAAACATACATTGTGTTATAATTATCACTGGTAATGAAGGTAGATGAGTGGTAACACACATAATCCCCCCAAATGGTCACAGATACAAGAGCAACCTAACCTGAACCTCagacaaatataaaatacaagcaTTAATCCGTATTACTGTACACTTTAAAAGACAAGAGAACATTACAAATGCTCATAACAAAGGCATCGTCATATATTGTGAGCTGCACTGTGTCCACAGGACTGTCTCAAGTAGGATATCCTTCAGTACTGAACAAGCATTGAGAAGGCATTTCttccattttaaaaatatcttcAACCCCCataaacaattattattattatcctaaACTGAGGAAATCCAACAAGGTTAACTACTTGTATGCATATGcacttctcttcttttttttttacagtacccACAGGTATCTAATGAGATACTTCATAGATTATCATACGATCAATCATTTACTCGCATCTTTATGCGTAAAGTCTGAAAAGTTTCAGACAAAAACTTGTTGTTACTGATCTAATTTTGTGCCAGTTATCAGTGTGTTACTATGTGCCACAATCTGTACATACAAATTTTAACTGTCGAAAATATTAAAATTGAGATTTATCTTAGTCAGTTccaaaattaaataattgaGCTGATTTATGAACAAGGAATTTCAAAGCTACATTAACCAGAAGGTCTCCATTGTTCCTGGTCTATTCACAGGCAGTACAATTCTAATGTTACCACTgttgatatatattatattatacccAAAAGCCTCATAgtgattcattattattattataatgaccAAGGCAAACTAATACCAAATCAGTTCCTCCacttttaacccaaaacacaaccTGGAATAAAACGCAGTACCCAATATTTGCTACTCTTAGGTCTAATACCTAATACAATCCAAAATCCGTCCTGGCAACCAATTAAACTGACTCACTTAAGTCCGAAATAAGGACTTTTATAAGTTGATTGTACAGTGCAAATTTGGTATCCCTGAACCAAAGCATAAGTCTACTCATAAATTAGCTCTCTTATCTgaaaaaaagggggggggggggtccatCTTATTTATAACAGCTTAACAGTGTCAGACTAAAagttttaaaagagaaaataaagtaTTGTAGTTGCCTAAATCCAAGATTTTTAAAACAAACTCCAAAACATATCTTCAAAAAAATAGAATCTGTAGATGCCATCTTTCACTAATAATATCATCCCTTTATATTACAGCGTGTTCCTCTGAGTGTACATTTCACTTGAGAGACAATTAATGTTGCATGACCAAAAACTGTGTAAGTAAACCAATGAGGCATAGCTATGgttattcatactgtaacagtCCGTTGATACAGTGCAGTACATTGACTGCAATTAGTCTTATATTCACTGAGCTCTATGGTTGCACCATAGACCCAGATCCAATGCGACATTCACTGGACTTCATTTTCACAGGATACGTGTTGTGTCTTCATCAGTCTCTTCCAGGTTACCTCAAAGACAACACTTGGACACTTGTCTGGACTATCTCAGATACTGTGAGTCCGTCCAGTCAACAGTGGTTTGATTTTAGAGTGGGCTGTGCTTGCTGTGAGGCGGCCTCAGACCTATCTTTTGTAGTGGCTGGGCGCGTCTGCGAACATGTACTTTAGTCTATAAGCCTCAGCCAGGAGGAGACACACTTCCTCGTTACCCCAATGGATTGTAGGAAGGTTCTGCAGTAGCATAAGAAGGCCCTGAAGAGCAACAGAAATCTACTTTTAGACACTGACAATATTTCGGAAGGTAGAGGTTAATAACAAATAGGatttcacaaataaataaagtatgtaTGTTAGTATATATCTGAGACAGTGGAATCAGGTGTGCATGCATACACATAGATACAACTCACTACTAACTTATACTACAATCTGCATGGAAGCAAAGAGAAAGCTGTAATCACCACtgaatttataaaatattttactttgatAACCATCTATCTGCATTTAGGGCTGGAGCTAATGACAATTTTCATCATTAGTCGATCTGCCGATTATTGTTTCGATCATTTATCGTTgtattgttttgtccaaccaacaggcCAAAACCTGAGAATATTCCATTTACTCACACATAAGACAATCGCTGActtcagcatgctaacatgcccACAATGACAACATGCTGATGTTGAGCAGGTATACTGTACTACTGTCTGTTcaccatgctaacatttgctaagtAGCACTaaccacaaagtacagctgaggctcatgggGATGTCATTGTTTTTGAAGGTATTtgggtcataaaccaaagtgttgGTCAAATACAATTTTTGCTAAAGGAttaccaaagttattacaattcaagGGGACTGACATTGTCGTGACATATTCAGTTGCTTATAATATTAAAATGATCACAGTGTTTCTCTTTGCTTCCATAAACTTGTCTTTACAGTAAGGCCTGTTACCATCTCTTGGGACTTCAATCAATATTTAGTGGTTACTTTCTCAGTTAAGTGTAGTGTGACTACAAAGACGACAGATTGGTACCTGAAAGTCAACCATGGAGAGGATTTCTTTGCGCCACTCGATGAGGAAAGCAGAACAGACGTACAGGTGGAAGTGGGAGAAACCCTCCGCTTCAGCCTGTAGTAAACAAGCAAAGACAATCAAACAGGGAGAAGAAAGTCAACTTAACAGATAATGTATGAGGGGCTGTATTTGTAGCAGTGTGAATTCTATAGTAGTTTTTTCAGGCTGCAGTTTGTGCTGCCGTTGTACTGGATTACTTTCTATTTGTTGTCGGTGTACGCTCTGCTCTACCTGGTAGGTGTCCCAGAGACGAATAGTGCAGCGAAGCGGCAGCTCCCTCATCAGCAGATTGTTCATCCATCGGAAAGCAAACTGCAGGTACTCCACCTCATACCTCTTGAAGTGATTGTGAATGTCCTCTGgagacaaatacacacaaacaaacaaacgcatacaaagaaacaaacacagatgTTACGATTGTGGGTTTCCTGTCAATAGCTCAAATCTGGAATCAGCTGTGCAGCCGTTTATCCCTCTCTACATTTATGAGCTCAAACAAGCCCAAAAGAGGAATGAGCAGGGCACATGTCAGTGCAAAGTGCAACCTAATGTGACACACAAAACTCCTTCTGGACTGACAGGAGTCCACTTACCATCTATCCTGCTGACCAGCTCCTCTAAAGCTTTCACTTTGTTCTGGATTCCAGGCTGAGCAAAGGTGTAGTTGTCCTGAAAGGATATCATTTTCAGCAAACTGTCACATGTACAGTTTTAAACAAGTGTTTATTGAGATGTATGTATGGGTGTGTGACCAGACCTGTATTCCATCCAGCAGCTTGCTCATGCACCAGAAGCTGTCAGCTTCGATGTTTCTCTGGGTGTCCAGAGGCAGCGCTGACACCTCAAAGTTCTCGACATCTTCTGCCGGAACAACAACAAGTAACAGTGAGGGAAACAGAAATGGCCCGACTCACACAGATGACTCTTATTAAAGACTGATTGCAGAAATGTTTATGACCTTGGGTGCTTTGTGTACAGTGATCATAGCcgtagctaaaaaaaaaacacagagccaTGCAGGAGCAACAGCATGGCAGGCTGTAAACTTTACATCCGAGACATGTGGGGTTTAGTGTGGGACGGCTGCTCTGCAGATGAGCTGACACTACCGGGGCAGGGGAGTCAATCATGTGTTTGAAGGTAAGGTTTATGGaagaaaatacatcagtaataaTGTTGAGTGTGAAAATCCTGATTCGGGGACAACCTTAGTAACAACATTGTAAAATATAGGTACATAAAATGGACCAAAGGCTGACATGAGTCATTTTGGTCCAGTGTGAATATAACATGTCTCTATGCAGGGAATATCCCACCAATAACTTACTGACAAACTCAGAGAGGAAGACGACAAAGAAGGGTGTGACCAGATCGTTGATTCCCTGGACGTAACCGCTGGCTGGGTGACGGATGGCCCAGATAAAGAGAATACGCTCAAACACCTGAGGAAagaaagacaacaacaaaatagTTGAATATTGTATTTACCAGATTTATTATGAGATTAGAAGGCAAACACCACTCAGTCATTTTCTTTATGATTCTCAACTTTCAGTTGAAGTATTTTAGGCATTCAGTATGTTGCTTTGAGTTACAGTGTGCAAACCTTTTGATGCAAAGAGCCAAACAATTAAATCACTTTTAAAACACTAAATCACATCCTCAGAATACAGACAGCTCACATTAGCACACGTTTCAATGCTTATTACTACGTGTACAGATCACTAAATCGATGCAACATTAACCTGGTGAGCAGCACTGCAACACTACGTCTAATGTTACAGTTGTGTTACGTGTAGTTTTATGTTATTTGTCTTGCAGTATTACAGTAACTTGTATTTTTGATGATTAAAGGGTTACTCCAGTGATTTCGTATTGCACATCCATTAGTTGGAGGACTCACGAGAGATAGATTAAAAAGGAATTTAGTTTGTAAaatgggtcaagctccaaaaacaatgggtcctacatttcccataatgcaacgaATGACATCTTGCCTGGTAAAGGcccacatctttcaaactccacGTGCCCAGTTTGTGATGATGTCCTCAGGGTTCATTTCCCAGACTTTAGAAAGATCCCTTCAGAACTACATAAGACATCATGCAACTGTTTCCACAGGCTGAGTAGCATTCCTCATGACGTTTAAACAGACTTTGGTGTGCTCCTTTAAACTTacaagaaatacatttaaattagatAAATATCTTAACTTTGTTGTGTTGAATAAAAACAAGCAGAAACAGTCACACTCATCATTTTGTCTTGTATGAATGGAGGATTTACTGTAGTGTCAAGTCAAACGCTACACTACACTATCTATATTTACAGTGACATAATGTGAAAGTTTGCACTAAGTCATTTCAAATGCTGACTTCTGCAGAAATTGcacatttatttactgtatatgcaaattaaataaaactgaTATTCAATGCAATAACGTGTTCTGCTGTTATGGGTTACATCAGACAAAATTCTTCACCATAAATTCACTGGAAGTTGATAATGCTGAACATTAACAAAGGATTATTGCCCTGCTCTAATGAGGCTGTGATGAAACCCAGTCACAGGTTTCTGGTTAATCTAGACATAAATCTTTGGGGTTTTGAAAACCCACATGAAATCACCACTTTTGAGGAACAAGCCAAGTTCCTTTTTTACAGCAAAGATCCTCTAATGTAGTAATCTGAGGCAGGTTCCTCCTCAGAGGCTGCCACAATTACAGCACAATACAATTCACAGGGTCATGAGTTATCTACGTCTGATAACATCTAAGTGTATCTGAAGTCGGAGCCTCTCCCACCTCATTTGTCTCTACTTGACATGAGTTGAAGCCAAATCGTGATTTTCTGAAGTGAGTCCTGTATCACGGTACAAGTTCAACTCAATGTGGCTCTCTTTTTCGGTTACCGGGCTTCACTGGGCCTAACATCTGTAATCTGTAACGCTGGGTTTTCCAATCCAGGTATGAGCGCATGTAAAAGATTTCTTATTTGCATTTATAACTCATTAAGTTTATAAACAAAGTGTGGATTtgtattttctaataaaaggcAATAGTGGTTATACCTTTTATTTCCACTCATCATCTCATTGAGTCTAAACAGATTTAAAGTGTAACTTCGGtacttttcaacctggaccctattttcccatgtttttgtgtctgactgactaatggggacaacaatttctgaaattagtccagtattgagggagaacactGCAGACCGCAGCTGCTCGCAGCCTgaaatatggtgctattggggcaagctggcatcgTCATTTAAGTCCACTAAAAGAGCTTGtatttgccatgacaggctctgattgttattataagtgtctgacattatggaaagagtctcgttctgaaatctggcgtgttgccggaagacaacggtggaaaacatccacggtggaaacgtgagtgtcagccgggcagagtttgttgtgttggagaacagaaagtgtagcttagtgttatctagaAGATTTTCAACGTCACGGCTGAAAATTGAGAGGATTTCCAAAGTGtagatgaggtctttgaattctatggacgcccgtatttatttgagcatGCAGAgcatacggatattcagatttcacaatgagacttctccttgagtgggacttggacacaataacaaacagtccagatcaagtgaaaggtaagaaaaaggttttgtttctctgtagggtcctttccataatgttttcagacacttataataacaatctgagcctgtcagtggtagaaacaagcacttttagtgaacgtaacgttacattgacaaTGCTCACCTGCCCTCACAGCTTGTTTGGCGGCTGCCGGTTATTGTGTTcttcctcaatactggaccaattataaaaaattgttgtccccattagtcactacCTTATTTCCCTTTACCCATGCAGCAtaggttaccatggtgatctagtCCAGTTAGAAGTGAGCCAGCTGGCGAACCCACTACATGATACAGGCTCCTGCTTCACATTTAATTTGACAGATGAACCAAAACAAACTCAACACAAAGCACCCATCATTATGAAGAACACAAAGTAGTAGTTCACCCTCATGCTCTTTGGATGAACTACTAAAATATTTGAACTGTTTGTAATCCCACTGCTCTTTAGCAGTTCAGATCTTACCTCCTGTACTACGGGCTGCTGGAACAAGGGAATCAGAGGGTTGGTCCTTGGAATATCGATGTGAATCTGACAGGAAGAAACATGATTGAGATGTTACTCAGGTAAATCAAAGCAGACACCGTGCTTGTGtttactgatttaaaaaaaaaaattaacagtcTAATGACTTTTCTTCATTTGTTAAAGGGAAGATTGGACACCTTTTAtgtatgtggatgtccaatcagagTTGATGGTGGATTTTGGTTGATTGAAGCAATACATTCCTCAGTGCTGCTTTATTGAAAGAGGGTGCAGGGTGCATTGCGCGCGAGTTTCTGACGCCCGGAAGGTCCCCTCTGCCCATATCCTCTTGCACTGCTAATGCAGTCGCAGCCTcggtctctctctgctgcatcTGAGTCAGCCAAAACACTAAAATGTTTCCTCATCCATAACATCCTCTGCACTCATATTTTGGGATGCCATTCTCTCTGTTGGAAACGTAGCTAGCTTGCAATACAAGCAAAGAGAACTAGGAAGttctattttttgtttttttactttatttacacAACTTACAAAAGGTTTAGGAAGTTCTGTTTTTGAACGACATCTAGAGCACGGCGCCCCCCAGGCTACCCAGAGGCAGAGACTAGAAATCCAAGGTGAAATAGCAGCCTGTAGTTCTTCCTGCCGCCGACTACGTCACCGTCACATTAGATCAAATAACGCTGGACGAAGAAAGAACGGCAGGAGAACTCAGCTTTCTGAGTCAGTATAGCacgactacatttaccatcaacacttgGACATCCACGTAAAAAGGTGGAGAATTTTCCCTTTAACTGTATAATTACCTGTCTGTATGTGTCTTTATAGTGCTCGTCTGTTCTGGAGTGGTAATACTGCTCTATGAAGCCAAAGTATTCCTCTCGCTTTCTTGTTAGCACCAGTTCTCTGCGCTCCTTGTTGGCCGGCAGGTAGCCCTGTCAGAgagcgaggagaggagaagaa includes these proteins:
- the tbc1d22b gene encoding TBC1 domain family member 22B isoform X6, whose product is MATENRINFWRRSAKVPGRYPKDTKPKFNNLKSKKASSFHEFACSTNDAWDINEEEDEDFLGTPAPASSLPSGLHPMSTQNQQQQQNQAVDTETEVSDRLAPPRTESQDLQDVQEEDAEDAECEHVNGKVVKSSSDVHLSPSSVRSTLQKQQSLPVRPIIPLVARMSDQNASGAPPMTVREKTRLDKFKQLLASPNTDLEELRKHSWSGIPREVRPITWRLLSGYLPANKERRELVLTRKREEYFGFIEQYYHSRTDEHYKDTYRQIHIDIPRTNPLIPLFQQPVVQEVFERILFIWAIRHPASGYVQGINDLVTPFFVVFLSEFVKDVENFEVSALPLDTQRNIEADSFWCMSKLLDGIQDNYTFAQPGIQNKVKALEELVSRIDEDIHNHFKRYEVEYLQFAFRWMNNLLMRELPLRCTIRLWDTYQAEAEGFSHFHLYVCSAFLIEWRKEILSMVDFQGLLMLLQNLPTIHWGNEEVCLLLAEAYRLKYMFADAPSHYKR
- the tbc1d22b gene encoding TBC1 domain family member 22B isoform X3: MATENRINFWRRSAKVPGSVQPVYGAQHPPLDPRLRRTYPKDTKPKFNNLKSKKASSFHEFACSTNDAWDINEEEDEDFLGTPAPASSLPSGLHPMSTQNQQQQNQAVDTETEVSDRLAPPRTESQDLQDVQEEDAEDAECEHVNGKVVKSSSDVHLSPSSVRSTLQKQQSLPVRPIIPLVARMSDQNASGAPPMTVREKTRLDKFKQLLASPNTDLEELRKHSWSGIPREVRPITWRLLSGYLPANKERRELVLTRKREEYFGFIEQYYHSRTDEHYKDTYRQIHIDIPRTNPLIPLFQQPVVQEVFERILFIWAIRHPASGYVQGINDLVTPFFVVFLSEFVKDVENFEVSALPLDTQRNIEADSFWCMSKLLDGIQDNYTFAQPGIQNKVKALEELVSRIDEDIHNHFKRYEVEYLQFAFRWMNNLLMRELPLRCTIRLWDTYQAEAEGFSHFHLYVCSAFLIEWRKEILSMVDFQGLLMLLQNLPTIHWGNEEVCLLLAEAYRLKYMFADAPSHYKR
- the tbc1d22b gene encoding TBC1 domain family member 22B isoform X4, whose protein sequence is MATENRINFWRRSAKVPGRYPKDTKPKFNNLKSKKASSFHEFACSTNDAWDINEEEDEDFLGTPAPASSLPSGLHPMSTQNQQQQQQNQAVDTETEVSDRLAPPRTESQDLQDVQEEDAEDAECEHVNGKVVKSSSDVHLSPSSVRSTLQKQQSLPVRPIIPLVARMSDQNASGAPPMTVREKTRLDKFKQLLASPNTDLEELRKHSWSGIPREVRPITWRLLSGYLPANKERRELVLTRKREEYFGFIEQYYHSRTDEHYKDTYRQIHIDIPRTNPLIPLFQQPVVQEVFERILFIWAIRHPASGYVQGINDLVTPFFVVFLSEFVKDVENFEVSALPLDTQRNIEADSFWCMSKLLDGIQDNYTFAQPGIQNKVKALEELVSRIDEDIHNHFKRYEVEYLQFAFRWMNNLLMRELPLRCTIRLWDTYQAEAEGFSHFHLYVCSAFLIEWRKEILSMVDFQGLLMLLQNLPTIHWGNEEVCLLLAEAYRLKYMFADAPSHYKR
- the tbc1d22b gene encoding TBC1 domain family member 22B isoform X1 gives rise to the protein MATENRINFWRRSAKVPGSVQPVYGAQHPPLDPRLRRTYPKDTKPKFNNLKSKKASSFHEFACSTNDAWDINEEEDEDFLGTPAPASSLPSGLHPMSTQNQQQQQQNQAVDTETEVSDRLAPPRTESQDLQDVQEEDAEDAECEHVNGKVVKSSSDVHLSPSSVRSTLQKQQSLPVRPIIPLVARMSDQNASGAPPMTVREKTRLDKFKQLLASPNTDLEELRKHSWSGIPREVRPITWRLLSGYLPANKERRELVLTRKREEYFGFIEQYYHSRTDEHYKDTYRQIHIDIPRTNPLIPLFQQPVVQEVFERILFIWAIRHPASGYVQGINDLVTPFFVVFLSEFVKDVENFEVSALPLDTQRNIEADSFWCMSKLLDGIQDNYTFAQPGIQNKVKALEELVSRIDEDIHNHFKRYEVEYLQFAFRWMNNLLMRELPLRCTIRLWDTYQAEAEGFSHFHLYVCSAFLIEWRKEILSMVDFQGLLMLLQNLPTIHWGNEEVCLLLAEAYRLKYMFADAPSHYKR
- the tbc1d22b gene encoding TBC1 domain family member 22B isoform X5; the protein is MEHSIHLSTHDCDARIPKTRSPSSTISSLKRPLASMSSPAAPMMLGTSTKRRTRISSGPPPQLHPYHQASTLCPHRTRCVSTQQQQQNQAVDTETEVSDRLAPPRTESQDLQDVQEEDAEDAECEHVNGKVVKSSSDVHLSPSSVRSTLQKQQSLPVRPIIPLVARMSDQNASGAPPMTVREKTRLDKFKQLLASPNTDLEELRKHSWSGIPREVRPITWRLLSGYLPANKERRELVLTRKREEYFGFIEQYYHSRTDEHYKDTYRQIHIDIPRTNPLIPLFQQPVVQEVFERILFIWAIRHPASGYVQGINDLVTPFFVVFLSEFVKDVENFEVSALPLDTQRNIEADSFWCMSKLLDGIQDNYTFAQPGIQNKVKALEELVSRIDEDIHNHFKRYEVEYLQFAFRWMNNLLMRELPLRCTIRLWDTYQAEAEGFSHFHLYVCSAFLIEWRKEILSMVDFQGLLMLLQNLPTIHWGNEEVCLLLAEAYRLKYMFADAPSHYKR
- the tbc1d22b gene encoding TBC1 domain family member 22B isoform X7; amino-acid sequence: MATENRINFWRRSAKVPGRYPKDTKPKFNNLKSKKASSFHEFACSTNDAWDINEEEDEDFLGTPAPASSLPSGLHPMSTQNQQQQNQAVDTETEVSDRLAPPRTESQDLQDVQEEDAEDAECEHVNGKVVKSSSDVHLSPSSVRSTLQKQQSLPVRPIIPLVARMSDQNASGAPPMTVREKTRLDKFKQLLASPNTDLEELRKHSWSGIPREVRPITWRLLSGYLPANKERRELVLTRKREEYFGFIEQYYHSRTDEHYKDTYRQIHIDIPRTNPLIPLFQQPVVQEVFERILFIWAIRHPASGYVQGINDLVTPFFVVFLSEFVKDVENFEVSALPLDTQRNIEADSFWCMSKLLDGIQDNYTFAQPGIQNKVKALEELVSRIDEDIHNHFKRYEVEYLQFAFRWMNNLLMRELPLRCTIRLWDTYQAEAEGFSHFHLYVCSAFLIEWRKEILSMVDFQGLLMLLQNLPTIHWGNEEVCLLLAEAYRLKYMFADAPSHYKR
- the tbc1d22b gene encoding TBC1 domain family member 22B isoform X2, translated to MATENRINFWRRSAKVPGSVQPVYGAQHPPLDPRLRRTYPKDTKPKFNNLKSKKASSFHEFACSTNDAWDINEEEDEDFLGTPAPASSLPSGLHPMSTQNQQQQQNQAVDTETEVSDRLAPPRTESQDLQDVQEEDAEDAECEHVNGKVVKSSSDVHLSPSSVRSTLQKQQSLPVRPIIPLVARMSDQNASGAPPMTVREKTRLDKFKQLLASPNTDLEELRKHSWSGIPREVRPITWRLLSGYLPANKERRELVLTRKREEYFGFIEQYYHSRTDEHYKDTYRQIHIDIPRTNPLIPLFQQPVVQEVFERILFIWAIRHPASGYVQGINDLVTPFFVVFLSEFVKDVENFEVSALPLDTQRNIEADSFWCMSKLLDGIQDNYTFAQPGIQNKVKALEELVSRIDEDIHNHFKRYEVEYLQFAFRWMNNLLMRELPLRCTIRLWDTYQAEAEGFSHFHLYVCSAFLIEWRKEILSMVDFQGLLMLLQNLPTIHWGNEEVCLLLAEAYRLKYMFADAPSHYKR
- the tbc1d22b gene encoding TBC1 domain family member 22B isoform X8, with product MSSPAAPMMLGTSTKRRTRISSGPPPQLHPYHQASTLCPHRTRCVSTQQQQQNQAVDTETEVSDRLAPPRTESQDLQDVQEEDAEDAECEHVNGKVVKSSSDVHLSPSSVRSTLQKQQSLPVRPIIPLVARMSDQNASGAPPMTVREKTRLDKFKQLLASPNTDLEELRKHSWSGIPREVRPITWRLLSGYLPANKERRELVLTRKREEYFGFIEQYYHSRTDEHYKDTYRQIHIDIPRTNPLIPLFQQPVVQEVFERILFIWAIRHPASGYVQGINDLVTPFFVVFLSEFVKDVENFEVSALPLDTQRNIEADSFWCMSKLLDGIQDNYTFAQPGIQNKVKALEELVSRIDEDIHNHFKRYEVEYLQFAFRWMNNLLMRELPLRCTIRLWDTYQAEAEGFSHFHLYVCSAFLIEWRKEILSMVDFQGLLMLLQNLPTIHWGNEEVCLLLAEAYRLKYMFADAPSHYKR